A genome region from Flavobacterium sp. includes the following:
- a CDS encoding DEAD/DEAH box helicase yields the protein MEPTKSFQFCFDISLEKNLNVYIPTAYIVENTSEIKYLDKKASPDVLESFGITFDNLDSNSKRILTACDSLKPEFIFKKFGAKIKSAKTIADLQKDSKIEFAIRQHLKFNLSSFYDLIVKEQFPLSLNLGPEKDFYRSRVSIDPLDFEPQIQFDKHPEGITYTLSLKENETIFPPMDSKVDILLDEPGWLIINKKLGQLKELNSKKLMPFLKKKSIEIPSKLVDDYFKSFIPQIAKKIDIEATGFEIELRDKIISCTIQPIHDFFKNCYYLNLYFDYNGYSFDASKTKKTHSFVDFSIANEPKIIQFKRNPDESSYIEKLNGIGLTKIKNELFGLNSEAENTDPFINVQLIIDHKEELKNLGFTIDNLKLESKEIITENYTISASKETAGDWFDIRIIITVGNYKINFSEIIPNIKSKERLFALPDGNYFLIPLEWFSKYGSLAKLAKIENGVLLLRKSNFTALDGISEIDSDLDQIHQAEFTGSDLIKATLRPYQIDGVKWLLGHFNSNMGACLADDMGLGKTLQTLSVLVSVQEQLGFTTKTTNFDLFANETTIEREPLKALIVLPSSLVFNWFNEAGKFTPHFSKMQYVGNDRKMLASRINSTDLIFTSYSIIHRDISILEKYDFRYLILDESQYIKNKNSKIFKAINKISTGHKIALSGTPIENSLDDLWSQMQFINPEILGSYAFFMENFKNPIEKKQNEEVLAELKNLIAPYILRRTKEQVLKDLPELTEQIYYCDMDPEQEKLYEKEKSKARNFLLKTDGSGPDKINIINTLMKLRQLSNHPKMVDQESEIDSGKYIAVTNYLENLVKAKQKVIIFSSFVTNLNFYTDWCKENKIDFCEITGETPADKREQQVKMFQEKENPLLFFISLKAGGVGLNITKASYVLFLDPWWNPFAEKQGVARAHRIGQMNKVNVIRFISKNTVEEKIIKLQENKKLLSDSLLEESYINDEIEGNLEYILGN from the coding sequence TTGGAACCTACAAAATCATTTCAGTTCTGTTTTGACATCAGTTTGGAAAAAAATCTGAATGTCTATATTCCAACCGCCTACATCGTTGAGAATACTAGTGAAATCAAATATTTAGACAAAAAAGCAAGTCCTGATGTACTTGAAAGTTTCGGAATCACTTTTGATAATTTAGATTCCAACTCAAAAAGAATATTAACAGCTTGTGATTCTCTTAAACCTGAATTTATTTTTAAAAAGTTCGGAGCTAAAATTAAGTCAGCTAAAACAATTGCTGACTTACAAAAAGATTCAAAAATTGAATTTGCCATTCGTCAACATTTAAAATTCAATTTAAGTTCGTTTTATGATTTGATTGTAAAAGAACAATTTCCTCTGTCTTTAAATCTTGGACCTGAAAAAGATTTTTACCGCTCAAGAGTCAGCATCGACCCGCTTGATTTTGAACCGCAGATTCAGTTTGACAAACATCCAGAAGGCATTACTTATACTTTATCTTTAAAGGAAAATGAAACTATTTTCCCTCCAATGGACAGCAAAGTTGACATTCTTTTAGACGAACCAGGCTGGCTGATTATCAATAAAAAATTGGGGCAATTAAAAGAGTTGAACTCTAAAAAACTTATGCCTTTTTTAAAGAAAAAATCTATTGAAATACCATCAAAATTAGTTGATGATTACTTCAAGAGCTTTATTCCTCAAATCGCAAAAAAAATTGACATAGAAGCGACAGGTTTTGAGATTGAACTTCGTGACAAAATCATTTCCTGCACGATTCAGCCTATTCATGACTTCTTTAAAAACTGCTATTATCTTAATCTTTATTTTGATTATAACGGATATTCATTTGATGCGAGCAAAACTAAAAAGACACATTCTTTTGTAGATTTCAGTATTGCCAATGAACCTAAAATAATTCAATTTAAAAGAAATCCTGACGAAAGTTCATATATCGAAAAATTAAATGGAATTGGTTTAACCAAAATCAAAAACGAATTATTTGGATTAAATTCAGAAGCTGAAAACACAGATCCTTTCATCAATGTTCAGCTGATTATTGATCATAAAGAAGAACTGAAAAATTTAGGTTTTACTATTGACAACCTAAAACTGGAAAGCAAAGAAATCATTACGGAAAACTATACCATTTCTGCTTCAAAAGAAACTGCTGGTGATTGGTTCGACATTAGAATAATAATTACCGTTGGAAATTATAAAATCAATTTCAGCGAAATTATTCCAAACATAAAAAGCAAAGAAAGGCTTTTTGCTTTGCCTGACGGAAACTACTTTTTGATTCCGCTAGAATGGTTCAGCAAATACGGTTCGCTGGCAAAATTAGCCAAAATAGAAAATGGCGTTCTTTTGTTGCGCAAAAGCAATTTTACGGCTTTAGACGGAATTTCAGAAATTGACAGTGATTTAGATCAAATTCATCAAGCTGAGTTTACTGGTTCCGACTTAATAAAAGCAACTTTAAGACCGTATCAAATTGATGGCGTAAAATGGCTTTTAGGACATTTCAATTCCAATATGGGCGCGTGTTTGGCTGATGACATGGGACTTGGAAAAACACTGCAAACTTTGTCTGTTTTGGTTTCTGTACAAGAACAATTAGGCTTTACAACCAAAACCACCAATTTTGATTTGTTTGCCAACGAAACTACGATTGAAAGAGAACCATTAAAAGCTTTGATCGTTCTTCCGTCTTCGTTGGTTTTTAACTGGTTTAATGAAGCTGGAAAATTCACGCCGCACTTTTCGAAAATGCAATATGTGGGTAATGACAGAAAAATGCTAGCGAGCAGAATCAATTCGACCGATTTGATTTTTACAAGCTACAGCATCATTCATCGAGATATATCTATTTTAGAAAAATACGATTTCCGCTATTTGATTTTGGACGAAAGTCAATACATCAAAAACAAAAATTCTAAGATTTTTAAAGCTATAAATAAAATCAGTACAGGACATAAAATTGCTCTGAGCGGTACACCGATCGAAAATTCGCTTGACGATTTATGGTCACAAATGCAGTTTATCAATCCTGAGATTTTGGGCAGTTATGCTTTTTTTATGGAAAATTTCAAAAATCCGATTGAGAAAAAGCAAAATGAAGAAGTTTTAGCAGAATTAAAAAATCTTATCGCTCCTTATATTTTAAGAAGAACCAAAGAACAGGTTCTAAAAGATTTACCAGAATTGACAGAGCAGATTTATTACTGCGACATGGATCCCGAACAAGAGAAATTATACGAGAAAGAGAAATCTAAGGCTCGTAATTTCTTGCTTAAAACTGATGGTTCTGGACCAGACAAAATCAACATTATTAATACTTTGATGAAGCTGAGACAATTGAGTAACCACCCAAAAATGGTCGATCAAGAATCTGAAATTGATTCTGGAAAATATATTGCGGTTACCAATTATCTTGAAAACTTAGTAAAAGCAAAACAGAAAGTCATCATTTTCAGTTCGTTTGTTACCAATTTAAATTTTTATACCGATTGGTGTAAGGAAAACAAAATAGATTTCTGCGAAATTACAGGCGAAACTCCTGCAGATAAGAGGGAGCAGCAGGTTAAAATGTTTCAAGAAAAAGAAAATCCGCTGTTATTCTTTATTTCGCTTAAAGCGGGAGGTGTTGGCTTGAATATTACAAAGGCTTCTTATGTTTTATTCTTAGACCCTTGGTGGAATCCTTTCGCAGAAAAACAAGGTGTTGCACGTGCGCACAGAATTGGGCAAATGAATAAAGTAAATGTGATCCGTTTTATTTCTAAAAATACGGTTGAAGAAAAAATCATCAAACTACAGGAAAACAAAAAATTATTGTCTGACTCGCTTTTAGAAGAAAGTTATATCAATGATGAAATTGAAGGCAACTTAGAATATATTTTAGGAAATTAA
- a CDS encoding methyltransferase domain-containing protein, with protein sequence MKKLFKLVLNTIPRPLLIRLSYVARPILAFSLRGDKYTDPIDGKSFKSFLPYGYGKQRNNVLSPSTLSLERHRLLWLYLNDQTDFFTAPKKVLHFAPEQAFYKRFRKQKNLDYTTTDLLSPLADVKADICNLPFKDNEYDVILCNHVLEHIPDDTKAMQELYRVLKPGGMAILQIPQDLSREVTFADDSITDQKERAKIFGQYDHVRVYGRDYFDKLRSIGFIVIEEDYTNKIAPELVEKYCLAKGEIIPLCFKQEN encoded by the coding sequence GTGAAAAAACTATTTAAATTAGTCCTTAACACTATTCCGCGTCCATTATTAATTCGTTTGAGTTATGTGGCGCGTCCAATTTTAGCTTTCTCTTTGAGAGGAGATAAATATACCGATCCAATCGATGGAAAAAGCTTTAAATCTTTTCTGCCTTACGGATACGGAAAACAGCGTAATAATGTGCTTTCGCCAAGTACACTTTCTTTAGAAAGACACCGTTTACTTTGGCTGTATTTAAACGATCAGACCGATTTTTTTACAGCGCCAAAAAAAGTATTGCATTTTGCTCCAGAACAAGCTTTTTATAAAAGATTCCGTAAGCAAAAAAACTTAGATTACACCACAACTGACTTACTTTCGCCATTGGCTGATGTAAAAGCAGATATCTGTAATTTGCCTTTCAAAGACAACGAATACGACGTTATTTTATGCAATCACGTTTTAGAGCACATTCCAGACGACACAAAAGCAATGCAGGAATTATACAGAGTTTTAAAACCAGGCGGAATGGCGATTCTTCAAATTCCTCAGGATTTATCTCGTGAAGTTACTTTTGCAGATGATTCGATTACAGATCAGAAAGAACGCGCTAAAATCTTCGGACAATACGATCACGTTCGTGTTTACGGACGCGATTATTTCGATAAATTAAGAAGTATTGGTTTTATTGTGATCGAAGAAGATTACACTAACAAAATTGCACCAGAATTGGTTGAAAAATACTGTTTAGCAAAAGGCGAGATTATTCCGCTTTGCTTTAAACAGGAAAACTAA
- the map gene encoding type I methionyl aminopeptidase, translated as MIIQKTREEIELMRESALIVSKTLGMIASEIKEGVTTLYLDKLAEEFIRDHGAVPSFLGLYDFPNSLCMSPNAQVVHGIPNNIPLKNGDVISVDCGAFKNGFHGDHAYSFEIGEVAPEVKKLLQVTKESLYVGIREFKAGNRVEDVGNAIQKYTEAHGYGVVRELVGHGVGQKMHEEPEMPNYGKRGRGKLFVEGMVVAIEPMINMGTRNIKQLKDGWTILTADGKPSAHFEHDVALVDGKPELLSTFKYIYKALGIESNEEDEFRQIPLIV; from the coding sequence ATGATTATCCAAAAGACTAGAGAGGAAATCGAATTAATGCGCGAAAGTGCTTTAATCGTATCAAAAACATTAGGAATGATTGCTTCTGAAATTAAAGAAGGAGTTACAACATTATATCTTGACAAATTAGCCGAAGAATTTATTCGTGATCACGGTGCAGTTCCAAGTTTCCTTGGATTGTACGATTTCCCGAATTCGCTTTGCATGAGTCCAAACGCTCAGGTTGTTCACGGTATTCCTAATAATATTCCTCTTAAAAACGGTGATGTTATTTCGGTTGACTGTGGTGCTTTTAAAAATGGTTTCCACGGAGATCACGCTTACAGTTTTGAAATTGGAGAGGTTGCGCCTGAGGTTAAAAAACTTTTACAGGTAACTAAAGAATCTCTTTACGTTGGAATTAGAGAATTTAAAGCTGGAAATCGCGTAGAAGATGTTGGAAATGCGATTCAAAAATATACTGAAGCTCACGGTTACGGAGTAGTTCGTGAATTGGTAGGACATGGTGTTGGGCAAAAAATGCACGAAGAGCCAGAAATGCCAAACTACGGAAAACGAGGACGCGGAAAGCTTTTTGTAGAAGGAATGGTTGTAGCAATTGAACCTATGATTAACATGGGAACTAGAAACATCAAACAACTAAAAGACGGTTGGACGATTTTGACTGCTGATGGAAAACCAAGCGCGCATTTCGAACACGATGTTGCATTAGTTGATGGAAAACCTGAATTATTATCGACTTTTAAATACATCTATAAAGCCCTTGGAATTGAGAGTAATGAAGAAGATGAATTCAGACAAATTCCGTTAATCGTATAA
- the gpmI gene encoding 2,3-bisphosphoglycerate-independent phosphoglycerate mutase, producing the protein MNKKVILMILDGWGKSPDPKVSAIDNANVPFINSLYKNYPSAQLRTDGLNVGLPEGQMGNSEVGHMNLGAGRIVYQDLAKINLAVEHKTLAKEQVLIDAFTYAKDNNKKVHFLGLVSDGGVHSHTSHLRGLIDASQEYGLDQVYVHAFTDGRDVDPKSGAKYIHDLEDYIKDTPVKIASIVGRYYAMDRDKRWERVKLAYDLVVNGVGTPSTNAVASVLSSYEKDVTDEFIEPVVIVDENAKPLATIVEGDVVIFFNFRTDRGRELTEALSQQDFHEQNMHKLNLYYVTLTNYDETYQNVKVVYNKDNITETLGEVLEKAGKKQIRIAETEKYPHVTFFFSGGRETPFEGESRILRNSPKVATYDLKPEMSAYELVDALVPELNKGEVDFVCLNFANGDMVGHTGIMEAAIKACEAVDACAKKVIDAALANDYTTIVIADHGNCETMINPDGSPNTAHTTNPVPIILVDKQLKNIQDGVLGDIAPTILELMGIQQPNAMTCHSLL; encoded by the coding sequence ATGAACAAAAAAGTTATCCTTATGATTTTAGACGGTTGGGGAAAATCTCCTGACCCTAAAGTATCTGCAATAGACAATGCAAATGTTCCTTTTATAAACAGTCTTTATAAAAACTATCCAAGCGCACAGCTTAGGACTGACGGATTAAATGTTGGTCTTCCTGAAGGACAAATGGGAAACAGTGAGGTTGGACACATGAATCTAGGCGCAGGAAGAATTGTGTATCAAGACTTAGCCAAAATAAATTTAGCTGTAGAACACAAAACTTTAGCAAAAGAGCAAGTTCTTATTGACGCTTTTACTTATGCTAAAGACAACAATAAAAAAGTACACTTTTTAGGATTAGTTTCAGATGGTGGTGTTCACTCACATACTTCTCACCTTCGCGGATTAATTGATGCTTCACAAGAATATGGTTTAGATCAGGTTTATGTTCACGCTTTTACAGACGGACGTGATGTTGACCCAAAATCTGGAGCAAAATACATTCACGATTTAGAAGATTATATTAAAGATACTCCAGTAAAAATCGCATCTATCGTAGGACGTTACTATGCAATGGATCGCGACAAACGTTGGGAACGAGTAAAATTAGCTTACGACTTAGTTGTAAACGGTGTTGGAACTCCATCAACAAATGCTGTTGCAAGTGTTTTGTCTAGCTACGAAAAAGATGTTACTGACGAATTTATCGAACCTGTTGTTATCGTTGACGAAAATGCAAAACCTCTTGCCACTATCGTTGAAGGTGATGTTGTAATCTTCTTTAACTTTAGAACAGACAGAGGACGTGAACTTACTGAAGCGCTTTCTCAGCAAGATTTCCACGAGCAGAACATGCACAAACTAAACTTATATTATGTAACATTGACAAACTACGACGAAACATACCAAAATGTGAAAGTAGTTTACAATAAAGATAATATTACCGAAACACTTGGTGAGGTTTTAGAAAAAGCTGGCAAAAAACAAATTAGAATCGCTGAAACTGAGAAATATCCGCACGTAACTTTCTTCTTCTCTGGAGGTAGAGAAACTCCTTTTGAAGGTGAATCTAGAATTTTGAGAAATTCTCCAAAAGTGGCAACTTACGATTTAAAACCAGAAATGAGCGCTTACGAATTGGTTGATGCTCTTGTTCCAGAATTGAACAAAGGTGAAGTTGATTTCGTTTGTCTGAACTTCGCAAACGGAGACATGGTTGGACACACCGGAATTATGGAAGCTGCAATTAAAGCTTGTGAGGCTGTTGACGCTTGCGCGAAAAAAGTAATCGACGCGGCTCTTGCTAATGATTACACAACAATCGTAATTGCCGATCACGGAAACTGCGAAACCATGATTAACCCTGACGGTTCTCCAAACACAGCACACACGACAAACCCAGTGCCGATCATTTTAGTTGACAAACAACTAAAAAACATTCAAGATGGTGTTTTAGGCGACATTGCTCCTACTATTTTAGAATTAATGGGAATTCAGCAGCCAAATGCCATGACTTGTCATTCATTATTGTAG
- a CDS encoding DUF5916 domain-containing protein has protein sequence MKKIIFFCFLLFSVWSYGQKKSIQAQVTSHTISIDGKLDEPAWENVPVATDFIMLEPDNGKAIPYEKRTEVKVIYNNDAIYIGAMMYDDDPSKILKEISQRDNFGTADLFGVFINGFNDGQQDFMFYVSAADVQGDCIMTDANGEDYSWDAVWISKAALADNGWIVEMKIPYSALRFSGENKQIWGINFFREIKRDRYKYTWNFVDRKIGTFTQQAGTLEGIENIKPPTRLFFMPYASYYLNASDGQKTYGTIKGGMDIKYGITDAFTIDAILIPDFGQTKYDDQILNLGPFEQQFNENRAFFTEGTDLFSKGNIFYSRRIGGAPSIDPELNENEEITELPAAVNLVNALKLSGRTKDGLGIGVLNAVTEKTFATIKNTESGETRQVIVEPLTNYNVLVLDQRFRKNSSVTFINTNVSRNGHSRDANVTGLAWDLNTKANTYSLFGNVKYSLINDIKDKSGVFSTITLAETSGNYRYSIGSDFVTKDYDPNDLGINFYTNYYNFYGNANYRILNPTKKFNTFRINYNMYTEFNKESGKLQDNNINANLNLTTVKNNYYGTGITFYPLEINDYYEPRAENRYVTIPRKIETWGSISTNYNHKFAIDLNGTLNVFDESERITYGFDIGPRYRFSDKLLLTYFFSYIRKNNNKGYIDQVDGDDNKTTPNDIIFANRNVITYSNTLGGKYAINSAMTINLAVRQYWSYADNKDILTLESNGDLSPYPQYTTNKNSSFYSWNADLSYSWWFAPGSQISALYRNNASNFERVIDKDFRHNVAGLLNNDALKHIFSVSVKYFIDYNAVKNKVRKRA, from the coding sequence ATGAAAAAAATCATATTCTTCTGTTTTCTATTATTCTCTGTGTGGAGTTATGGCCAAAAAAAATCAATTCAGGCGCAAGTAACTTCGCATACTATATCTATTGATGGAAAGCTAGACGAACCTGCTTGGGAAAATGTTCCGGTTGCCACAGACTTCATTATGCTGGAACCAGACAACGGAAAAGCTATTCCGTATGAAAAACGCACAGAAGTTAAAGTCATATATAATAATGACGCCATTTATATAGGCGCAATGATGTATGATGACGACCCTTCAAAAATTTTAAAAGAGATTTCTCAGCGTGATAATTTTGGAACTGCAGATCTATTTGGCGTTTTTATAAATGGTTTTAATGACGGACAACAAGATTTTATGTTTTATGTTTCAGCAGCCGATGTTCAAGGCGATTGTATCATGACCGATGCAAATGGAGAAGACTATTCTTGGGATGCTGTTTGGATCAGTAAAGCTGCTTTGGCTGATAACGGATGGATTGTCGAGATGAAAATTCCATATTCAGCACTGCGTTTTTCTGGAGAAAACAAGCAAATCTGGGGAATCAATTTTTTCAGAGAAATTAAACGTGACCGTTATAAATATACTTGGAATTTTGTTGACAGAAAGATTGGAACTTTTACACAACAGGCCGGAACTCTGGAAGGAATTGAAAACATTAAACCTCCTACTCGACTGTTTTTTATGCCTTATGCATCGTACTATCTAAATGCTTCCGACGGACAAAAGACCTACGGAACAATAAAAGGCGGAATGGATATTAAATATGGTATAACGGATGCTTTTACAATCGATGCTATTTTAATTCCTGATTTTGGACAAACAAAATATGACGATCAGATTTTAAATCTCGGACCTTTTGAACAACAATTTAATGAAAATAGAGCCTTTTTTACAGAAGGAACAGACTTGTTCAGCAAAGGAAATATATTTTATTCGCGCAGAATTGGAGGTGCCCCTTCAATTGATCCTGAATTAAATGAAAACGAAGAAATTACCGAATTGCCAGCGGCCGTAAATCTGGTTAATGCTCTAAAATTATCAGGAAGAACAAAAGACGGACTCGGCATTGGAGTCTTAAATGCCGTTACAGAAAAAACTTTTGCTACTATAAAAAATACTGAAAGTGGCGAAACAAGACAAGTAATCGTTGAACCGCTTACCAATTATAATGTTTTGGTTTTGGATCAGCGTTTTAGAAAAAATTCTTCGGTTACTTTTATCAATACAAATGTTAGCCGCAACGGGCATTCTAGAGATGCAAACGTAACTGGCCTAGCGTGGGATTTAAATACAAAAGCCAATACCTATAGTTTATTCGGAAATGTAAAATACAGTTTAATAAACGATATTAAGGATAAAAGCGGTGTTTTTTCTACAATAACTTTGGCCGAAACTAGCGGAAATTATAGATACAGTATAGGCTCTGATTTTGTCACTAAAGATTACGACCCGAATGATCTGGGGATAAATTTCTACACCAATTATTATAATTTTTATGGAAATGCCAATTATAGAATTCTAAATCCGACTAAAAAGTTCAATACCTTTAGAATCAATTATAATATGTATACCGAATTCAATAAAGAATCTGGAAAATTACAAGACAATAATATTAATGCGAATTTAAATTTAACTACAGTAAAAAATAATTACTACGGAACTGGCATTACTTTTTACCCATTAGAAATTAATGATTATTATGAACCGCGTGCAGAAAACAGATATGTGACAATTCCGAGAAAAATAGAAACTTGGGGAAGCATTTCTACCAATTATAACCACAAGTTTGCGATTGATCTCAATGGAACTCTTAATGTGTTTGATGAATCTGAGCGTATTACCTATGGCTTTGATATTGGTCCGAGATACCGTTTCAGCGATAAATTATTACTGACTTATTTCTTTAGTTATATTAGAAAAAATAATAACAAAGGCTATATCGATCAGGTTGATGGCGATGATAACAAAACCACTCCAAACGATATTATTTTTGCCAATAGAAATGTTATTACATATTCTAACACTTTAGGAGGCAAATATGCCATAAACAGTGCTATGACTATAAATCTGGCTGTCCGTCAATATTGGTCTTATGCTGATAATAAAGACATTCTGACTTTAGAATCAAATGGAGATCTTAGTCCGTATCCGCAATATACTACCAATAAAAATTCAAGCTTTTATTCTTGGAATGCCGATTTGTCTTATTCTTGGTGGTTTGCGCCAGGAAGCCAGATTTCTGCTTTATACAGAAACAACGCCTCTAATTTTGAACGAGTTATTGATAAAGATTTCAGACACAATGTAGCAGGATTATTAAACAATGATGCCTTAAAACACATTTTTTCTGTTAGCGTAAAATACTTTATTGACTATAATGCTGTCAAAAATAAAGTTAGAAAAAGAGCTTAG